In one Streptomyces sp. NBC_01288 genomic region, the following are encoded:
- a CDS encoding ABC-F family ATP-binding cassette domain-containing protein, which yields MHISVTCTSLSFAWSDGTSVFEDLDAAFGPGRTGLVGVNGSGKSTLLKLIAGQLAPADGTMRIAGEVGYLPQNVTLDTALRVDETLGIAAQRAALHAIEAGDAAEEHFETLGDDWDVEERALATLGELGLGHIDLDRTIGEVSGGESVLLRLAALLLGRPDVLLLDEPTNNLDLYARKRLYAAVASWPGVMIVVSHDRELLDLVDQIADLHSGEITWYGGNYSAYEEALGTEQDAATRMVRVAEADFRKQKRELSDARVKLARRKKYGQKMFEQKREPKIVMGARRRSAQESAGKHRILHEERLTEAKERLDEAVEAVRDDDEIRVDLPYTAVPPGRQVLTLMDLELAYGARAGGLDLRGPERIALIGRNGAGKTTLLRTIAGELEPVSGEAVTHVPLRFLPQRLDVLDEELTVAENVARFAPGATNNRVRARLARFLFRGARADQQAATLSGGERFRAALAALMLAEPAPQLLMLDEPTNNLDMASVRQLTSALESYEGTLIVASHDLAFLESIGITRWLLLDGELRTITPEEVEDPA from the coding sequence ATGCATATCTCCGTCACCTGTACGTCCCTCTCCTTCGCGTGGTCCGACGGGACCTCCGTCTTCGAGGACCTGGACGCCGCCTTCGGACCCGGAAGGACCGGGCTCGTCGGCGTCAACGGATCAGGGAAATCAACCCTGTTGAAGCTGATCGCCGGTCAACTCGCCCCGGCCGACGGCACCATGCGGATCGCGGGCGAGGTCGGCTACCTCCCGCAGAACGTCACGCTCGACACCGCCCTGCGCGTCGACGAAACCCTCGGCATCGCCGCTCAACGCGCCGCCCTGCACGCCATCGAGGCCGGTGACGCGGCCGAGGAGCACTTCGAGACACTGGGCGACGACTGGGACGTAGAAGAGCGTGCGCTCGCCACACTCGGCGAACTCGGCCTCGGACACATCGACTTGGACCGCACCATCGGCGAGGTGTCGGGCGGCGAGTCCGTACTCCTGCGGCTGGCCGCGCTGTTGCTCGGCCGACCGGACGTCCTGCTGCTCGACGAGCCGACGAACAACCTCGACCTGTACGCGCGCAAGCGGCTGTACGCGGCCGTCGCGTCCTGGCCCGGGGTGATGATCGTGGTCAGTCACGACCGTGAACTCCTCGACCTCGTCGACCAGATCGCCGATCTGCACTCCGGCGAGATCACCTGGTATGGCGGCAACTACTCCGCCTACGAGGAAGCCCTCGGCACCGAACAGGACGCCGCGACACGGATGGTGCGCGTCGCCGAGGCCGACTTCCGCAAACAGAAACGCGAACTGTCCGACGCCCGGGTCAAGTTGGCCCGTCGCAAGAAGTACGGGCAGAAAATGTTCGAGCAGAAGCGCGAGCCGAAGATCGTCATGGGCGCGCGCAGGCGGTCCGCGCAGGAGTCCGCCGGCAAGCACCGCATCCTGCACGAGGAGCGGCTGACCGAGGCGAAGGAGCGGCTCGACGAGGCGGTGGAGGCCGTACGGGACGACGACGAGATCCGCGTCGACCTGCCGTACACGGCCGTACCGCCGGGTCGTCAGGTCCTGACCCTCATGGACCTGGAACTCGCCTACGGCGCGCGGGCGGGCGGGCTCGATCTGCGCGGGCCGGAGCGGATCGCGCTGATCGGGCGCAACGGCGCGGGCAAGACGACGTTGTTGCGCACGATCGCCGGGGAGCTGGAGCCGGTGTCGGGTGAGGCGGTGACGCATGTCCCGCTGCGTTTCCTGCCGCAGCGGCTCGACGTCCTCGACGAGGAGCTGACAGTGGCGGAGAACGTGGCCCGGTTCGCGCCGGGCGCCACCAACAACCGGGTCCGGGCGCGGCTGGCCCGCTTCCTGTTCCGGGGTGCCCGCGCCGACCAGCAGGCGGCCACCCTGTCCGGCGGCGAACGCTTCCGGGCGGCGCTGGCCGCGCTGATGCTGGCGGAGCCCGCCCCGCAGCTGCTGATGCTGGACGAGCCGACGAACAACCTCGACATGGCGAGCGTGCGGCAGCTGACCTCGGCGCTGGAGTCGTACGAGGGGACGTTGATCGTGGCCAGTCACGACCTGGCGTTCCTCGAATCGATCGGCATCACGCGCTGGCTGCTGCTGGACGGGGAGCTGCGGACGATCACGCCGGAGGAGGTGGAAGACCCGGCCTGA
- the ddaH gene encoding dimethylargininase, giving the protein MPSKKALVRRPSPRLAEGLVTHIEREKVDVEQAVEQWEAYAHTLRVHGWETIEVDPADDCADSVFVEDAVVMYKNVALIARPGAESRREETGGVEEAVARLGCSVNWVWEPGTLEGGDVLKVDDTIYVGRGGRTNAAGIQQVRAVFEPLGARVVTVPVSKVLHLKSAVTALPDGTVLGHIPKVDRPSLFPRFLSVPEEAGAHVVLLGGDKVLMAASAPKTADLLADLGHEPVVVDISEFEKLEGCVTCLSVRLRDLYA; this is encoded by the coding sequence GTGCCCAGCAAGAAGGCCCTCGTCCGCCGCCCCAGCCCGCGCCTGGCCGAAGGGCTGGTCACGCACATCGAGCGGGAGAAGGTCGACGTCGAGCAGGCCGTCGAGCAGTGGGAGGCGTACGCCCACACGCTGCGGGTGCACGGCTGGGAGACGATCGAGGTGGATCCGGCCGACGACTGCGCCGACTCCGTGTTCGTCGAGGACGCGGTGGTCATGTACAAGAACGTGGCGCTGATCGCCCGGCCCGGCGCCGAGTCCCGGCGCGAGGAGACGGGCGGGGTCGAGGAGGCGGTGGCCCGGCTCGGCTGCTCGGTGAACTGGGTCTGGGAGCCGGGCACCCTGGAGGGCGGCGACGTCCTCAAGGTCGACGACACGATCTACGTCGGCCGGGGCGGCCGGACGAACGCGGCCGGCATCCAGCAGGTGCGGGCCGTGTTCGAGCCGCTCGGGGCACGGGTGGTCACCGTGCCCGTGAGCAAAGTGCTGCACCTGAAGTCGGCGGTCACCGCGCTGCCGGACGGGACGGTGCTCGGGCACATCCCCAAGGTGGACCGGCCCTCGCTGTTCCCGCGCTTCCTGTCGGTGCCCGAGGAGGCCGGCGCTCATGTGGTGCTGCTCGGCGGCGACAAGGTGCTGATGGCGGCGAGCGCGCCCAAGACGGCCGATCTGCTCGCCGATCTCGGCCACGAGCCGGTCGTGGTGGACATCAGCGAGTTCGAGAAACTCGAAGGATGTGTGACGTGCCTCTCGGTCCGACTCCGGGATCTGTACGCCTGA
- a CDS encoding acyl-ACP desaturase has product MTITSPHLGSPAVWTDAKLLYALEEVVETELNRHLKVTKDWMPHEYVPWSDARNFPGFFEDGEAWGKEQSKVTEIGRIALVVNLLTEDNLPSYHHEIASLFGRDGAWGTWVHRWTAEEGRHGIVMRDYLLASRAVDPEKLEAFRMQHMSEGFESDNRHSMLHSVAYVAFQELATRVSHRNTGHQSGDPVCDRMLARIATDENLHMVFYRNLLKAAFELAPDLTMQAVRDVLVNFRMPGHGMPGFERFAAQMAIGEVYNLRIHHDDVIQPVLRFLKVMEIDGLGPEGQQAQEEIGLYMGGLDSEASKFDVKLAARKARMAARASA; this is encoded by the coding sequence GTGACGATCACTTCCCCGCACCTCGGCAGCCCCGCAGTCTGGACCGACGCCAAGCTGCTGTACGCGTTGGAGGAAGTCGTCGAGACGGAACTGAACCGGCACCTCAAGGTCACCAAGGACTGGATGCCGCACGAGTACGTGCCGTGGAGCGACGCCCGGAACTTCCCCGGCTTCTTCGAGGACGGCGAGGCCTGGGGCAAGGAGCAGTCCAAGGTCACCGAGATCGGCCGCATCGCCCTCGTCGTGAACCTCCTTACGGAGGACAACCTCCCCAGCTACCACCACGAGATCGCCTCGCTCTTCGGCCGCGACGGCGCCTGGGGCACCTGGGTGCACCGCTGGACGGCGGAGGAGGGCCGGCACGGCATCGTCATGCGGGACTACCTGCTCGCTTCCCGCGCGGTCGACCCGGAGAAGCTCGAAGCGTTCCGTATGCAGCACATGAGTGAGGGTTTCGAGTCGGACAACCGGCACTCGATGCTGCACTCCGTGGCGTACGTCGCCTTCCAGGAGCTGGCCACGCGCGTCTCGCACCGCAACACCGGCCACCAGTCGGGCGACCCGGTCTGCGACCGCATGCTGGCCCGCATCGCGACCGACGAGAACCTCCACATGGTCTTCTACCGCAACCTCCTGAAGGCCGCGTTCGAGCTCGCCCCCGACCTCACCATGCAGGCCGTGCGCGACGTCCTCGTCAACTTCCGGATGCCCGGTCACGGCATGCCCGGCTTCGAGCGCTTCGCCGCGCAGATGGCCATCGGCGAGGTCTACAACCTGCGCATCCACCACGACGACGTCATCCAGCCCGTGCTGCGCTTCCTGAAGGTCATGGAGATCGACGGTCTCGGCCCCGAGGGCCAGCAGGCGCAGGAGGAGATCGGCCTCTACATGGGTGGCCTGGACTCCGAGGCGTCCAAGTTCGACGTGAAGCTGGCGGCCCGCAAGGCCCGCATGGCGGCGCGCGCGAGCGCCTGA
- a CDS encoding DUF2201 family putative metallopeptidase, whose product MAYGERGRRTPVVDLADRRALERYRPADPATIAEARRLKEAALLDFGLTESAVASWLYAKCHHQIPTTAVDTAAVVASGDGSCLLLFNPDFFVGLGLDGVKFVLFHEARHLVQRHLFADLELRDDPVFELAAEVSINHVALVRLGRTELPLLDGLPTGIDPRVIHRLYRDDLTAHGLEPVSYDEFIATDMKVFGELKRMRHPPVPERQLCVHLVDGRVPADQETVDAVASSALLNSLLAARRGHTGAERELLDLMGRTEDGSARAGRIWGSLGAGVLRGETARTRTVHWWQRWLVDVLGSKLRDGERLVYPKKRGALLAALGQDPMLSRRGPVRDKVLVVAYDTSGSMPHRAITWLTELVGRIDGVEAHWLSFDAVVMPFRPGERVYGGGGTSFQVVADYVEGRTEVNGRRFDVTPDAVVVLTDGYAPPVTPAEPDKWIWLITEGGSEWPETHNPAMDCHRVTTGST is encoded by the coding sequence ATGGCGTACGGGGAGCGGGGTCGGCGTACCCCTGTGGTCGATCTGGCCGACCGCAGGGCGCTGGAGCGGTACCGGCCGGCGGACCCGGCGACGATCGCCGAGGCGCGGCGGCTGAAGGAGGCCGCGCTGCTGGACTTCGGGCTGACGGAGTCGGCGGTGGCGTCCTGGCTTTACGCGAAGTGCCATCACCAGATCCCGACCACGGCGGTGGACACGGCGGCCGTGGTCGCTTCCGGCGACGGCTCGTGCCTGCTGCTCTTCAACCCGGACTTCTTCGTCGGACTCGGCCTGGACGGCGTGAAGTTCGTGCTCTTCCACGAGGCACGGCACCTGGTGCAGCGCCATCTGTTCGCCGACCTCGAACTGCGCGACGACCCGGTCTTCGAGCTGGCCGCCGAGGTCTCCATCAACCATGTCGCCCTGGTCCGCCTCGGCCGCACCGAACTGCCCCTGCTTGACGGCCTGCCGACGGGCATCGACCCACGCGTGATCCACCGGCTGTATCGGGACGACCTCACCGCACACGGCCTGGAGCCCGTCTCGTACGACGAGTTCATCGCGACCGACATGAAGGTGTTCGGCGAACTGAAGCGCATGCGGCACCCTCCGGTCCCGGAGCGGCAGCTGTGCGTGCACCTGGTGGACGGACGGGTACCGGCCGACCAGGAGACGGTGGACGCGGTGGCGTCGTCCGCGCTGCTGAACTCCCTGCTGGCGGCCCGGCGCGGACACACGGGCGCGGAGCGTGAGTTGCTCGACCTGATGGGCCGCACCGAGGACGGTTCCGCGCGGGCCGGCCGGATCTGGGGCAGCCTCGGCGCCGGCGTCCTGCGCGGCGAGACGGCACGCACGCGTACGGTCCACTGGTGGCAGCGCTGGCTCGTCGACGTCCTCGGCTCGAAACTGCGCGACGGCGAGCGTCTGGTGTACCCGAAGAAGCGCGGCGCCCTGCTCGCTGCCCTCGGCCAGGACCCGATGCTCTCGCGCCGCGGCCCGGTCCGGGACAAGGTCCTGGTCGTCGCGTACGACACCTCGGGCTCGATGCCGCACCGGGCGATCACCTGGCTCACCGAACTCGTCGGCCGCATCGACGGGGTCGAGGCGCACTGGCTGTCCTTCGACGCGGTGGTGATGCCGTTCAGGCCGGGCGAGAGGGTCTACGGCGGTGGCGGCACGAGCTTCCAGGTGGTCGCGGACTACGTGGAGGGGCGTACCGAGGTGAACGGCCGGCGGTTCGACGTCACCCCGGACGCGGTCGTGGTGCTCACGGACGGGTACGCGCCGCCGGTCACGCCCGCCGAGCCGGACAAGTGGATCTGGCTGATCACCGAGGGCGGCAGCGAGTGGCCCGAGACGCACAACCCGGCGATGGACTGCCATCGCGTCACGACAGGATCGACGTAG